A DNA window from Ralstonia solanacearum K60 contains the following coding sequences:
- a CDS encoding chemotaxis protein, producing MSQQEVDERTNLTNNNRFELLLFRLGESQRSSQRELFGINVFKVREIMVMPPVTHVADSGAHILGAVNVRGQIIPVIDLASVIGCKNGNANILLITEYARTTQGFAVEEVDEIVRLEWSQIFPAEASVGSANITSLARLDGNADNSRLAQVIDVEQILVDVFPTRHTDLAPDSDGRSIKLPPGAKLLVADDSGLARSLIANGLDAMGTPFVMTKSGQEAWDTLQNIARDAAREGKTVRDKIALVLTDLEMPEMDGFTLTRKIKSEPAFQSIPVVIHSSLSGSANEDHVRRVGANGYVAKFEANELAQAIVAALG from the coding sequence ATGTCGCAGCAGGAAGTCGATGAGCGGACCAATCTGACGAACAACAACCGATTTGAACTGCTGCTGTTCCGCCTGGGCGAATCGCAGCGTTCGAGCCAGCGGGAGCTGTTCGGCATCAACGTGTTCAAGGTGCGCGAGATCATGGTCATGCCGCCCGTGACGCACGTGGCGGATTCCGGCGCCCATATCCTGGGGGCCGTGAATGTCCGCGGCCAGATCATCCCGGTGATCGACTTGGCCAGCGTGATCGGCTGCAAGAATGGCAATGCCAACATCCTGCTGATCACCGAATACGCGCGCACCACGCAAGGCTTTGCGGTGGAAGAGGTGGATGAGATCGTGCGCCTGGAGTGGAGCCAGATCTTTCCGGCCGAGGCGAGCGTGGGCAGCGCCAACATCACCAGCCTCGCGCGCCTGGACGGCAATGCCGACAATTCGCGCCTGGCGCAGGTGATCGATGTCGAGCAGATCCTGGTGGATGTGTTCCCGACCCGCCACACCGACCTGGCCCCCGACAGCGACGGCCGTTCGATCAAGCTGCCGCCGGGTGCGAAGCTGCTGGTGGCCGACGATTCCGGTCTGGCCCGCTCGCTGATCGCCAACGGCCTGGATGCGATGGGGACCCCCTTTGTAATGACCAAGAGCGGCCAGGAAGCGTGGGACACGCTGCAGAACATCGCCCGCGATGCCGCGCGCGAGGGCAAGACCGTGCGCGACAAGATCGCGCTGGTGCTGACCGACCTGGAAATGCCCGAGATGGACGGCTTCACGCTCACGCGCAAGATTAAATCCGAGCCGGCGTTCCAGTCGATTCCGGTGGTGATTCATTCCTCGCTGTCGGGCTCGGCCAACGAAGACCATGTGCGCCGCGTGGGCGCCAACGGCTACGTGGCCAAGTTCGAGGCCAACGAGCTGGCTCAGGCGATCGTCGCGGCGTTGGGCTGA
- a CDS encoding TetR/AcrR family transcriptional regulator has translation MPQETPLPPVRTTYRHGDLRRALLDAGVALARAGGPDAIVLREATRRAGVAPNAAYRHFADRADLLQAVRAAALAALARAMEAELARIDPALPEADQARAALRAIGVGYLRFAQRETGLFRTAFAVPDEVERDDDPDKAGDSGLNPFQLLSAALDRMTAAGVLPAGRRPGAEYLAWSAVHGLALLIIDGPLRGRPPEQTGAIALRVVEMVENGL, from the coding sequence ATGCCCCAGGAAACACCCCTTCCGCCCGTGCGGACCACCTACCGGCATGGCGACCTGCGCCGCGCGCTGCTCGATGCCGGCGTGGCCCTGGCGCGGGCCGGCGGCCCCGATGCGATCGTGCTGCGCGAAGCCACCCGGCGCGCCGGCGTCGCCCCGAATGCGGCCTACCGGCACTTTGCCGACCGGGCTGACCTGCTGCAAGCGGTGCGCGCGGCCGCACTCGCGGCGCTGGCCCGCGCAATGGAGGCCGAACTGGCGCGGATCGACCCCGCCCTGCCTGAAGCCGACCAGGCGCGCGCCGCGCTGCGTGCGATCGGCGTGGGCTACCTGCGCTTCGCGCAACGGGAGACCGGCCTGTTCCGCACCGCATTCGCCGTGCCCGACGAAGTGGAGCGCGACGACGACCCGGACAAGGCCGGCGACAGTGGACTCAACCCGTTCCAGTTGCTGAGTGCCGCGCTCGACCGGATGACGGCGGCCGGCGTCCTGCCCGCCGGGCGCCGGCCGGGCGCCGAATACCTGGCTTGGTCCGCCGTGCACGGCCTGGCGCTGCTGATCATCGACGGTCCGCTGCGCGGCCGGCCGCCCGAGCAGACCGGCGCCATCGCATTGCGTGTGGTGGAAATGGTAGAGAACGGCCTGTAG
- a CDS encoding YybH family protein produces the protein MADVKTATDDEAQLRALIQEWAEAVRAKDVNAVMRHYAPDVVVFDVMPPLFVKGAESYRRNWQDWFDVLEGPADFQFVDLHLVVGADLACCFSVNRLRARYRDGAKHDAQTRATVCWRKIDGRWLVVHEHASVPMPVPESIAT, from the coding sequence ATGGCGGATGTGAAGACCGCGACGGACGACGAGGCCCAGCTTCGCGCGCTGATCCAGGAATGGGCCGAGGCCGTCCGCGCCAAGGACGTGAACGCGGTGATGCGCCACTACGCGCCGGATGTGGTGGTGTTCGATGTGATGCCGCCGCTGTTCGTCAAAGGCGCCGAGTCCTATCGCCGCAACTGGCAGGACTGGTTCGACGTTCTGGAGGGCCCGGCCGATTTCCAGTTCGTCGACCTGCACCTGGTGGTCGGCGCCGATCTGGCCTGCTGCTTCAGCGTGAACCGGCTGCGCGCGCGGTATCGCGACGGCGCGAAGCACGATGCGCAGACGCGCGCCACCGTGTGCTGGCGCAAGATCGACGGCCGGTGGCTGGTGGTGCATGAACATGCCTCGGTGCCGATGCCGGTTCCCGAGTCCATCGCCACCTGA
- a CDS encoding VOC family protein — protein sequence MLVQPYLFFEGRCEEALEFYKKTLGAKVDMLMRYKEAPPGAEPKAEQCGGVVPPGDKVMHAAFRIGDTLVMSSDGMASGKAEFKGFSLSIDVADEAEAERTFKALGDGGQVSMPLAETFFAKKFGMLVDRFGVMWMVIAPKPM from the coding sequence ATGCTAGTCCAACCCTATCTGTTTTTCGAAGGCCGTTGCGAAGAGGCGCTGGAGTTCTACAAGAAGACGCTCGGCGCGAAAGTCGACATGCTCATGCGCTACAAGGAAGCGCCCCCGGGTGCCGAGCCCAAGGCCGAGCAGTGCGGCGGCGTGGTGCCGCCGGGCGACAAGGTTATGCACGCCGCCTTCCGCATCGGCGATACCCTGGTGATGTCCTCCGACGGCATGGCGTCGGGCAAGGCCGAGTTCAAGGGGTTCTCGTTGTCCATCGACGTGGCGGACGAAGCCGAGGCCGAGCGCACCTTCAAGGCGCTCGGCGACGGCGGCCAAGTGTCGATGCCGCTGGCGGAGACCTTTTTCGCCAAGAAGTTCGGCATGCTGGTCGACCGCTTCGGCGTGATGTGGATGGTGATTGCGCCCAAGCCGATGTGA
- a CDS encoding S8 family peptidase has translation MAQADASPSKPEGSPLANIDGMPSGLPPKAKAEGNTAKLDGALIRLRQNTAALHARSTSGIESSAVARPGNCVNVDIVVQGDAPQTAARLERLGLQDTAVYGNYISGCLPVASLDEAAAIAQIRRIGKVARFTHAGVVQGQGDYAQLSRSLRQTAKRLGLDLSGKGITVGVLSDSFNCNSERNQDARYVAKNGRQDTMEDDIARGDLPGNGRIRILRELRNCNDGADEGRALAEIIHDVAPGADIAFYTAFGGQADFAQGIEALALPKNQSTAKGVPGGGAQVIVDDVGYFEEPAFQSGIIGVAVDNVVKHRGVAYFASAGNDSANLSPVTYVNNAARFADQPADPSGTGTPGRLLNFDPSGASQVVSLPVRALRRIEDTPFWRFQVQLYWDQPFDNSVSSLQVCLADKNGKPFKTVIDGQPYPSCTDASVIGQQAIAWATLLGTEAEATLQVRLLDGVAPQRLRLRTSRTVIGRFGTADAAINGHRLSPNAFATGAANYLATPMCDPSLKTAQLESYSSHGGGLMLFDNDGRALARPVLDGKPDIVGPDGASSVFFGRQAKDGDRGFGVYNLNCRYDPAYPNQFFGTSASAPHLAAVAALMRQAVPRATPAQVYDALRKTAVDMGPPGRDNATGPGFVQPERALHELVRQAFGRPGAFAPSGQ, from the coding sequence ATGGCCCAGGCCGATGCATCACCATCGAAACCGGAGGGCTCACCGCTTGCCAATATCGATGGCATGCCGTCCGGCCTGCCGCCCAAAGCCAAAGCTGAAGGCAACACCGCCAAGCTGGATGGGGCATTGATCCGCCTGCGGCAGAACACCGCCGCACTGCACGCGAGGTCCACCTCCGGCATCGAAAGCTCGGCGGTGGCCCGCCCCGGCAACTGCGTCAACGTCGACATCGTCGTGCAAGGGGATGCCCCGCAGACTGCCGCCCGACTCGAGCGCCTGGGTTTGCAGGACACCGCGGTGTACGGGAACTACATCAGCGGTTGCCTGCCCGTCGCGAGCCTCGACGAGGCCGCCGCCATTGCGCAAATCCGGCGGATCGGCAAGGTGGCAAGATTCACGCACGCCGGCGTGGTCCAGGGACAGGGCGACTACGCCCAACTAAGCCGCTCGCTGCGGCAAACGGCCAAGCGCCTCGGGCTCGACCTGAGCGGGAAAGGGATTACCGTCGGCGTGCTTTCCGATTCGTTCAACTGCAATAGCGAGCGTAACCAGGACGCACGCTACGTTGCGAAGAACGGCCGCCAGGACACGATGGAGGACGACATTGCCCGGGGCGACCTGCCCGGCAACGGCCGCATCCGGATCCTGAGGGAACTGCGCAACTGCAACGACGGTGCGGACGAAGGCCGCGCCTTGGCGGAGATCATCCACGACGTGGCCCCCGGGGCGGACATTGCGTTCTACACCGCATTCGGCGGGCAGGCCGACTTCGCGCAGGGCATCGAAGCGCTGGCGCTGCCGAAGAACCAGTCCACCGCCAAGGGGGTGCCCGGCGGCGGCGCGCAAGTCATCGTCGATGACGTCGGGTATTTCGAGGAGCCCGCCTTTCAGTCCGGCATCATCGGCGTGGCAGTCGACAATGTGGTCAAGCATCGCGGGGTCGCGTACTTCGCTTCCGCCGGCAACGATAGCGCGAACCTCTCCCCCGTCACCTACGTCAACAATGCCGCGCGCTTTGCCGACCAGCCGGCCGATCCAAGCGGCACGGGAACGCCCGGACGTCTGCTGAACTTCGATCCCTCGGGGGCCAGTCAGGTGGTCTCGCTTCCGGTGCGGGCGCTGCGCCGGATCGAGGACACGCCATTCTGGCGGTTCCAGGTCCAGCTCTACTGGGATCAGCCATTCGACAACAGCGTCAGCTCGCTCCAGGTCTGCCTGGCCGACAAGAACGGCAAGCCGTTCAAGACCGTGATCGACGGCCAGCCGTACCCCAGTTGCACCGACGCATCGGTGATCGGTCAGCAGGCCATTGCGTGGGCAACGCTGCTGGGGACCGAGGCGGAGGCTACGCTGCAGGTCCGGTTGCTGGATGGCGTTGCGCCACAGCGGCTTCGGCTGCGTACCAGCCGGACCGTCATCGGCCGGTTTGGTACGGCGGACGCGGCCATCAACGGGCATCGCCTGTCGCCCAACGCGTTCGCGACCGGCGCCGCCAACTACCTGGCGACACCGATGTGCGATCCGTCGCTCAAGACCGCGCAGCTCGAGAGCTACTCCTCGCACGGCGGCGGCCTGATGCTGTTCGACAATGACGGCCGCGCGCTGGCTCGCCCGGTGCTCGACGGCAAGCCGGATATTGTCGGCCCCGATGGTGCCAGCTCAGTGTTTTTCGGCCGCCAGGCCAAGGACGGGGACCGGGGCTTCGGCGTCTACAACCTGAACTGCCGCTACGATCCCGCGTACCCCAATCAGTTCTTCGGCACATCAGCCTCGGCGCCGCACCTGGCTGCCGTGGCGGCATTGATGCGCCAGGCGGTGCCACGGGCCACGCCGGCGCAGGTCTATGACGCCTTGCGCAAGACCGCCGTGGACATGGGCCCGCCCGGCCGCGACAACGCCACCGGCCCCGGCTTCGTCCAGCCCGAACGCGCCCTGCACGAACTGGTCCGGCAAGCATTCGGCCGGCCTGGCGCCTTCGCCCCATCGGGACAATGA
- the paaA gene encoding 1,2-phenylacetyl-CoA epoxidase subunit PaaA has product MYTQSLDLPGGVPTDQGPAAAAGPDEAALQARFDARIAADQKIEPQDWMPAPYRKTLLRQISQHAHSEVVGMLPEGNWISRAPSLKRKAILLAKVQDEAGHGLYLYGAAETLDSSRDEMIDALHAGRAKYSTIFNYPTLAWADVGVIGWLVDGAAIMNQVPLCRCSYGPYARAMIRICKEESFHQRQGFESLLTMMRGTQAQRDMVQDAVDRWWFPVLMMFGPPDNASPNSAQTMAWGIKRISNDDLRQRFVDAAVEQARVLGVTLPDPGLRWNAERGHYDFSPLDWTEFKRVLDGHGPCNRERLATRTRAHDEGEWVREAALAHARKRVARNAASATSDTPAA; this is encoded by the coding sequence ATGTACACCCAGAGCCTGGACCTGCCCGGCGGCGTGCCCACCGACCAGGGACCGGCCGCCGCCGCCGGCCCGGACGAGGCTGCGCTGCAGGCGCGCTTCGATGCCCGCATCGCCGCCGACCAGAAGATCGAGCCGCAGGACTGGATGCCCGCGCCGTATCGCAAGACGCTGCTGCGGCAGATTTCGCAGCACGCGCACTCCGAGGTGGTCGGCATGCTGCCCGAAGGCAACTGGATCAGCCGGGCGCCGTCGCTCAAGCGCAAGGCGATCCTGCTGGCCAAGGTGCAGGACGAAGCCGGCCACGGCCTCTATCTGTACGGCGCCGCGGAAACGCTCGACAGTTCCCGCGACGAGATGATCGATGCGCTGCACGCGGGGCGCGCCAAGTATTCGACCATCTTCAATTACCCGACGCTGGCGTGGGCGGACGTGGGCGTGATCGGCTGGCTGGTGGACGGTGCGGCCATCATGAACCAGGTGCCGCTGTGCCGGTGCTCGTATGGGCCGTATGCGCGCGCCATGATCCGCATCTGCAAGGAGGAGTCGTTCCACCAGCGCCAGGGCTTCGAATCGCTGCTGACCATGATGCGCGGCACCCAGGCCCAGCGCGACATGGTGCAGGACGCCGTCGACCGCTGGTGGTTCCCGGTGCTGATGATGTTCGGCCCGCCCGACAACGCCTCGCCCAACAGCGCGCAGACCATGGCCTGGGGCATCAAGCGCATTTCCAACGACGACCTGCGCCAGCGCTTCGTCGATGCCGCCGTCGAGCAGGCGCGCGTGCTGGGCGTGACGCTGCCCGACCCCGGCCTGCGGTGGAACGCCGAGCGTGGCCACTACGATTTCTCGCCGCTGGACTGGACCGAGTTCAAGCGCGTGCTGGACGGCCATGGGCCGTGCAACCGCGAACGCCTCGCCACGCGCACACGCGCGCACGACGAAGGCGAATGGGTGCGTGAAGCCGCGCTCGCCCATGCCCGCAAACGCGTGGCGCGCAACGCGGCTTCGGCCACTTCGGACACACCGGCCGCCTGA
- the paaB gene encoding 1,2-phenylacetyl-CoA epoxidase subunit PaaB produces MDRHEWPLWEVFIRSKQGLEHKHCGSLHAADARQALQMARDVYTRRQEGISIWVVPSAAITASEPDDKPMLFDPMADKIYRHPTFYRLPDEVNHM; encoded by the coding sequence ATGGATCGACACGAATGGCCGCTGTGGGAGGTGTTCATCCGCAGCAAGCAGGGCCTGGAGCACAAGCACTGCGGCAGCCTGCACGCGGCCGATGCCCGGCAGGCACTGCAGATGGCGCGCGACGTCTACACGCGCCGGCAGGAGGGCATCTCGATCTGGGTCGTGCCGTCGGCCGCCATCACCGCCAGCGAGCCCGACGACAAGCCGATGCTGTTCGACCCGATGGCCGACAAAATTTACCGGCACCCGACGTTCTACCGGCTGCCGGACGAAGTCAACCACATGTGA
- the paaC gene encoding 1,2-phenylacetyl-CoA epoxidase subunit PaaC, protein MQPTSTNDAHLRYVLRLADSALILGQRNAEWTGHGPVLEEDIALSNLSLDLIGQARLLYTHAGRLEGALTGTPRSEDDYAYWRDEPAFRNYTLLELPHAGPLCGTAASRRDYAVTIVRHFLYAALMVPLWEALADSADAGLAAIAAKSVKEMRYHLAHTRDWLVRFGDGTAESHARAQAALDWLMPYTNEFFAPDAVEDTVADAGIGVRPVQVRSAWEATVRDALDEATLTWPEAGPYVSTGKHGIHSEHMGYLLAEMQGLARQFPGASW, encoded by the coding sequence ATGCAGCCCACGTCCACCAACGATGCCCATCTGCGTTACGTGCTGCGGTTGGCCGATAGCGCGCTCATCCTTGGCCAGCGCAATGCCGAATGGACCGGCCACGGCCCCGTGCTGGAGGAGGACATCGCGCTGTCCAACCTGAGCCTGGACCTGATCGGCCAGGCCCGGCTGCTCTACACGCACGCCGGCCGGCTCGAAGGCGCGCTGACCGGCACGCCGCGCAGCGAGGACGACTACGCCTATTGGCGCGACGAGCCCGCCTTCCGCAACTACACGCTGCTGGAGCTGCCGCACGCCGGCCCGCTGTGCGGCACGGCCGCCAGCCGCCGCGACTATGCGGTCACCATCGTGCGCCACTTCCTCTATGCCGCGCTGATGGTGCCGCTGTGGGAAGCGCTGGCCGACTCCGCCGATGCCGGGCTCGCCGCCATCGCCGCCAAGTCGGTCAAGGAGATGCGCTACCACCTGGCGCACACGCGCGATTGGCTGGTGCGCTTCGGCGACGGCACCGCGGAGTCGCATGCCCGCGCGCAGGCCGCGCTCGATTGGCTGATGCCCTACACCAACGAGTTCTTCGCGCCCGACGCGGTCGAGGATACCGTGGCCGATGCTGGCATCGGCGTGCGGCCGGTCCAGGTGCGCAGCGCGTGGGAGGCCACCGTGCGCGACGCGCTCGACGAGGCCACGCTGACCTGGCCGGAGGCCGGACCCTACGTCAGCACCGGCAAGCACGGCATCCATTCCGAACACATGGGCTACCTGCTGGCGGAAATGCAGGGACTGGCCCGCCAGTTTCCAGGGGCATCATGGTAA
- the paaD gene encoding 1,2-phenylacetyl-CoA epoxidase subunit PaaD: MVTTHPFSTGPRDPQADAARLARAVAALEAVTDPEIPVVTLAELGILRELCIDEHHVLVATITPTYCGCPAMSQIADDVSRALRSADVGAFRVETVLSPAWTTDWISEDGRRKLLDFGIAPPARRGAHNAACPIGLVRPEEAERVACPRCGSFDSERVSAFGATACQAVYRCRACSESFGYFKPY; this comes from the coding sequence ATGGTAACCACACATCCGTTTTCCACCGGTCCTCGTGATCCGCAGGCCGATGCGGCCCGCCTGGCGCGCGCCGTGGCGGCGCTGGAGGCGGTGACGGATCCGGAGATTCCCGTCGTCACGCTCGCCGAGCTGGGCATCCTGCGCGAACTGTGCATCGACGAGCATCACGTGCTGGTGGCGACCATCACCCCCACGTACTGCGGTTGCCCCGCCATGAGCCAGATTGCAGACGATGTGTCGCGCGCGCTGCGCTCGGCCGATGTGGGCGCGTTCCGCGTGGAGACCGTCCTGTCGCCGGCATGGACGACGGATTGGATCAGCGAGGACGGCCGCCGCAAACTGCTCGACTTCGGCATCGCCCCGCCGGCGAGGCGGGGCGCGCACAACGCAGCGTGCCCGATCGGGCTGGTCCGGCCGGAGGAAGCGGAGCGGGTGGCCTGCCCGCGGTGCGGCTCGTTCGACTCGGAGCGGGTCTCCGCCTTCGGGGCCACGGCCTGCCAGGCGGTCTACCGCTGCCGCGCGTGCAGCGAATCGTTCGGCTACTTCAAGCCGTATTGA
- the paaE gene encoding 1,2-phenylacetyl-CoA epoxidase subunit PaaE — MTPQFHPLRVAEVRSETADTISLRFDVPDDLRDAYRFTQGQFLTLRVPSGEAGQGELRRSYSICCAVQDYDAHGELRVAVKRVDAGVFSNHLHDRIRVGQTLDVLPPDGRFYVPLAAESARHYVAFAAGSGITPVLSLIKTTLAAEPHSRFTLVYGNRTVDSIIFAEALEDLKDRYLDRFALYHVLSRQPQEIALFNGRLDGDKARAFLDTLIPPDEIDAAFVCGPSTMIDAVEAALLERGVPRERVHAERFGVPVGDACARPRRPGAVAGEVALTVVLDGKSHPVPMAGDAKVLDSALAAGLDLPYACKGGVCCTCRAKVLEGRVEMEKNFTLEDWEIRQGFVLTCQARPLTQRVVVSYDER, encoded by the coding sequence GTGACACCGCAATTCCATCCCCTGCGCGTGGCGGAGGTCCGCAGCGAGACGGCCGATACCATCTCGCTGCGCTTCGACGTGCCGGACGACCTGCGCGACGCGTACCGCTTCACGCAGGGGCAGTTCCTGACGCTGCGCGTGCCGTCGGGCGAGGCCGGGCAAGGCGAGTTGCGGCGCTCGTATTCGATCTGCTGCGCGGTCCAGGACTACGACGCGCATGGCGAGCTGCGCGTGGCCGTCAAGCGCGTGGACGCCGGCGTGTTCTCCAATCACCTGCACGACCGCATCCGCGTCGGCCAGACGCTGGACGTGCTGCCGCCCGACGGCCGCTTCTACGTGCCGCTGGCCGCCGAGAGCGCACGCCACTATGTCGCGTTCGCTGCCGGCAGCGGCATCACGCCCGTCCTGTCGCTGATCAAGACCACGCTGGCCGCCGAGCCGCACAGCCGGTTCACGCTGGTCTACGGCAACCGCACGGTGGACAGCATCATCTTTGCCGAGGCGCTGGAAGACCTGAAGGACCGCTACCTCGACCGCTTCGCGCTGTATCACGTGCTGTCGCGCCAGCCGCAGGAGATCGCGCTGTTCAACGGCCGGCTCGACGGCGACAAGGCGCGTGCCTTCCTCGACACGCTGATCCCGCCCGACGAGATCGATGCGGCCTTCGTCTGCGGCCCGTCCACCATGATCGATGCGGTGGAGGCGGCGCTGCTGGAGCGCGGCGTGCCGCGCGAGCGCGTGCATGCCGAGCGCTTCGGCGTGCCGGTGGGCGATGCCTGCGCCAGGCCGCGCCGGCCGGGCGCCGTCGCGGGCGAGGTGGCGCTGACGGTGGTGCTCGACGGCAAGTCGCACCCCGTGCCGATGGCGGGCGACGCCAAGGTGCTGGACAGCGCCCTGGCCGCCGGGCTCGACCTGCCCTACGCCTGCAAGGGCGGGGTGTGCTGCACGTGCCGCGCCAAGGTGCTGGAGGGGCGGGTGGAGATGGAGAAGAACTTCACGCTGGAGGATTGGGAGATCCGGCAGGGGTTTGTGCTGACCTGCCAGGCCAGACCGCTGACGCAGCGCGTCGTGGTCAGCTATGACGAACGCTAG
- a CDS encoding type III effector, with translation MPLVPAGRATGGAALTESEQFNAKLASVMQQFLVSGASWGVTRKLFQAFAPALGQLIGSRGHAVAGSIYGQMVGSVLGNMLGGATLGAAHYTTEHGVKQLRTAIGRGSEFAPSVSSEAMKQAIFNGTFATFMACKGIAKTATPSQGSGMKDTGMAYALDIAFSAFGGAAAESITQMLAKGFSKIKTDWSWDELKSRVAGGRAAGTVSALGDVNANITEPNADVQGGKWAVAGLGGAINSVMALSSWFLVRRVATDHLKERASRAKQAASPSALSATPQTEMQQFRMHVDRAGELTLVGDMVNVVQASERLRAPTAA, from the coding sequence GTGCCGCTGGTCCCTGCCGGCCGGGCAACAGGCGGGGCAGCGCTCACCGAAAGCGAGCAGTTCAATGCCAAGCTCGCCTCGGTCATGCAGCAGTTTCTCGTCAGCGGGGCGAGCTGGGGCGTCACACGCAAGCTGTTCCAGGCGTTCGCGCCGGCACTCGGCCAGTTGATCGGCAGCAGGGGCCATGCGGTGGCCGGGAGCATCTACGGACAAATGGTGGGCTCGGTGCTCGGCAACATGCTCGGCGGCGCAACGCTGGGGGCCGCGCATTACACGACCGAGCACGGCGTCAAGCAACTGCGCACCGCGATCGGCCGCGGGAGCGAGTTCGCGCCCTCCGTGTCGAGCGAGGCGATGAAGCAGGCGATCTTCAACGGCACGTTCGCGACCTTCATGGCCTGCAAGGGGATCGCCAAGACCGCAACGCCGTCCCAGGGCAGCGGCATGAAGGATACCGGCATGGCCTACGCCCTGGACATCGCATTCTCCGCCTTCGGCGGTGCCGCCGCCGAGAGCATCACGCAGATGCTCGCCAAGGGCTTCAGCAAGATCAAGACGGACTGGTCGTGGGATGAGCTCAAGTCTCGCGTGGCCGGCGGGCGGGCTGCCGGTACGGTCAGCGCCCTGGGCGACGTGAACGCGAACATCACCGAGCCGAACGCGGACGTCCAGGGCGGGAAATGGGCCGTGGCCGGGCTGGGCGGCGCGATCAACAGCGTGATGGCGCTGTCGTCATGGTTCCTGGTGCGGAGGGTCGCGACCGACCATCTCAAGGAGCGCGCGTCCCGGGCGAAGCAAGCGGCCTCACCATCGGCGCTCTCGGCAACGCCCCAGACCGAGATGCAGCAATTCCGTATGCACGTCGATCGCGCCGGGGAGCTCACACTGGTGGGCGATATGGTGAACGTCGTTCAAGCAAGCGAGCGGCTACGCGCGCCGACCGCCGCGTAA
- a CDS encoding DUF2322 family protein, with protein sequence MIQPSNVFKDNLAQLPAIDGIERIDLIDGKGAVVANIENQPGKQGSLAVYHYLRQAFGTLDAKAAEHGLAVFAEHTADARNRPGAHPNVDRLLAIAAGAQTLQISVVAKA encoded by the coding sequence GTGATTCAACCGAGCAATGTATTCAAGGATAACCTCGCCCAGTTGCCGGCCATCGACGGCATCGAGCGCATCGATCTGATCGACGGCAAGGGCGCCGTGGTGGCGAACATCGAGAACCAGCCGGGCAAGCAAGGCTCGTTGGCGGTGTATCACTACCTGCGGCAGGCATTCGGCACGCTCGATGCCAAGGCGGCCGAGCACGGTCTCGCGGTGTTCGCCGAACACACGGCCGACGCGCGCAATCGCCCGGGTGCGCACCCGAACGTCGACCGCTTGCTGGCGATCGCGGCAGGGGCGCAAACGCTGCAGATCAGCGTTGTCGCCAAGGCTTGA